The DNA window GCGCAGCGCCAGGCGTTCGGCCTGGCCCGTCTGACTGGCGTAGGCGACGAGCACCGGATCGAGGCCGGGCAGCGCGAGCGCCCCGTCGGCGCCGTCCAGCGATCCCAGGCGGGCCCGCTCGGCCCGCGCCGCCCGTGCCTGGCGGCGGCGCTTCAGGTACAGCATCCAGCCAGTGATGGCGAAGCCGGGCAATGCCAGGCTGGCCAGCATCATGGCGATCTGGCCCGGCAAGCCGAAGTAGGTGCCAATGTGCAGCGGATAGAACGTCGTCAGCGCCCGTGCGCCCAGCGATTTCGCGGCGTACGGTTCGTTCTTCGTCAGGGTGCCGTCCGGCGCGATCGTCATCGCGCTGCGCGCGCGTGGGTGGGGGGCGTCGGCGGGCAGCCATGCGACCTGGATCGGGGCGTTCGGCTTGTCGGTAAAGCGCAGGAAAGCCATCTGCCAGCCGGGCGCCTGCTGGACGAACGTGTTCCAGGCCGGCGCCAGGTCGACTGGCGCCGGCCGCGCCTTTTGCATCCCCGGCCCGTGTGCAACCGGTTTGGCGGGCGCTTCACGCGGCGCGCGCTTCACGCCGGCCCAGCCATCGACCGTGTTCCTGAACGAGTCGAACGCCCAGTAGGCGCCGGTGAGGGTGAAGATGACGTAGGCGACGAGGGCCCAGGTGCCGGCTACCGAGTGCAACGCCCACAGGAACGAGCGCCCCTTCAGGCGCGTATCGAACGTCAGCCACGTGCGCCAGTTGCCGGCATTGCGCGGCCAGCGCAGGTACAGGCCGGACAGGGCCAGGCCCAGCAGGCACAGGGCCAGCGTGCCGGTGACCGGCTTGCCCGTCTCGCGGTCCAGCAGCAGCCAGCGGTGCAGGAATTCGATCCATTCGAATGCCGCTTCGCCGGCCAGCTCCGGCTGGATCGTGCCAGCATACGGGTGCACGTAGATGGACTCGCCGCGCGGCTCGCCGGGCAGCGCCGCCAGCCCGACGCGGGCCGCGGTGCCTGGCGCCGAATAGACGATCACCGACGCCACGCGCCGGTCCGGGTGGGCGGCGCGCACCGCGTCGGCCACCTGCTGCGGTGCCAGGGCGGGTGCATTCTGCACCGGCACGTGGCGCACGCCCGGATTGACCAGGTCGAGCATCTCTTCCTTGAAGACCAGCAGTGCGCCGGACAGGCCGATCACGATCAGCACGGTGCCGGCCGTGATGCCGATGAACCAGTGCAGCTGGAACCACACCTGTTTCCAGGTCGGCAGGATGAAGCGGCGGGCGGGAATGGGTGTCGGGGACGGACTGCGGGCGGGGAGCGGATCGCGTTTCATGGTGGGGGCGTCGTGCGCGCCGCACCGGGGCATGGGGTGGCGGCTGGGTTCGGATTGACAGGCATTATAGGCGCAAACTCCAGGAATGAGAATCATTCCTGTTGGCGAATGCGCCTCCTGTCGCTCAGCGCGCCGGCAACGTATAGCGCAGCGTGTAGTAGTGCTGCTTGCCTTCGATGTCGATCGTGGCCGTGCCGGCGATGCCCGCCAGTTCGCCGGTGCCCGAGCCGGGCGCGATCACGATCGCCAGGTCCTGGCGCCCGGCCTGCATCGTGCCGGAGTGCTGCATGACGAAGCTGCCGCGGCGTCCTGCCAGCGTTCCGGTGAAACGCTCCAACGCGACGTAGCCGGCGGTGCCGGTGGCCGGGCTGCCGGCCGTCAGCATCTCGCCTTCGCCTGTGCCGGCCAGTGCGCCGTAAAAGGTTTTCGTGAATGTCATGCGGCCGCGGTTATCGTCCGCGGTGGCCGGCGCGCCCGGTGCCGGCGTGACCTTCACGTCGAAGGTGCCCTTCACTTCGGTGGGCTGGGCCGGCGTGATGGCTTGTGTGGCGGTGGCGAGCGCGATGGCGGCGATGGTGTTCATGGACACTCCGGTCGTTGATAATGCTGCTACTGTAATACCGCTGAGCGGTGGCGGACCAGAAAAACACGACATGTCAGGCAGCATGCCCAAGGTGGTCCTCGATCCGCAGGGCGATGGGGCCGCTTCGATCCGCGCCGGCGCGACTGGCTGCTGTTGGCCAGCATTCTCTGCTTCGGCACCCAGTCATTTATCTCTTGCACAAGCAAAATGGATCATTTGGACTCGATTTATCAGAATACTGTCGACCTGGAAGTAGATCGTCTTTCTCGACTTTCTCCGTGTGAATTAATGCAGCTCACGCCGAAACATCGCGAAGTGGAGACCGGGCGGGGCGTCGTTGAACTGGCTTACTTGATCTTCGATGGTGGCGATTTTCGGCGCATCGCGGTCATGGCCGAGCGACCTGTCATGCTCGGTTTCGCCAAGAGAAAATTCGCAGGCGCGCTCAAAGTGCAATTGCGCTGCGAACGGTTGTCCGGAGACGAGGTTGCCGACCTGTATGATTAAAACCGGAGTACGCACGGATCGCCGCGCGTTGCAGGCACCGCAGGAGGGCTATCTGTCCTGCTACCGCCGCATCCGTGCCATGAGGATCGGGCGGGGATCGATGGGGCTGTCGAAAATGAACGTGGTGGCGCCATGTCGGCACTCGACAGCTATGCTTCCTGCATGTTGTTCAGCCACGCTGCGCACGAACGGCAAACCGATTTGCCACCCGCCTTCTCCCTTCATGGCGGTTCTTTTGTAGAGCTGGAAGATCGCTTCGATCCTGTCCGGGGGGATCGGCGGACCTTCGTTGGTAATGGATAAGGCGACACGGCCACCATAGCAACGCAGCATCGCCGTGATGGGCGTTCCGGGATCACTGTACTCGACAGCGTTCGATATCAGGTTCTCGATCGCCTTCGATATCGAATCACGATGCCAGAATCCATGCACAGCGGTTGCCATCACGTTGACGCGGGAAGCGGCGGTCGAGGATCGAACCACGCCCAGGAGGACGTCGTGAAGATCAAGCCACTGGAGCTCCGGCGTGTCAGTCGCGGGAGGACAAATCATCGACATATCGAGCATCTCGGACAGCATCGACCCGATGCGCGCCAGACGCTGCGACGCCAGTGCTCCAAGCTCGCGCGAGGCTTCAGTCTGCTGTCCCTCGAGAAGGTGATCGACGGCCATCGCTGCAGCGGAGAGCTGGGCACGAATGTCGTGCACCGCAGCTGTACTGAACTGTTCTCGCGCAGCCGCCTTGCTCAGGATGAAGCCTGTTATCGATTCGCGGATGGCTTCATCGATCAGGGAGTTAAGTCTGGCTGCCTGGTCGCGGGAGATGGCAAAGCCGGCATTCCCCCACGTGGTGAATAAGACACTTCTGAAGAGCTGAAGCTCATGCGCGACGGTTTCAACGTCATATCCGGTGAGTCGCGCACGCTCGCCGCCATGTTCGGAAGCCAGGGTTGATTGACGATAATTGAATATTTCACCGGACGCCACGGAGCACAACTGCTCATAAAAGATCGGCAAGGTATCCAGCAGCAGCGGCGCTGGTAACTCATGTGCAAAGCGTACCTGCTCCCGTACCGCGGTCATCCACGAGGCAAAGACGGTATCGCGCAACATCATGAGACGCTGGTGCAGATCGTCAGAATGTTGAGTCATGATCGATAAGGGGCGGTCATTTACTTGCGACCATGGTACCCCAGTCTACGCACACCAGGCTGTTTGCCGAGTCGTCGTGCCGACCCTCCCGGCGCTGTGCGGTTTGACGCTGCGTGCCGGGTTTCCCCTGAATGCAGGCGCGTCTGGTAAATGCCTCAACCGTGTGACGTGCGCCATAACCGCATCAGGCCGTTGTCATTGAGTGTTCCCGGCTGTCTGAACTCGGACGCGGGATTATTCCCGTTCCTGGCATGCTGATCCATCAAGACCCTCAGGATGACTTCCTGCGGCACTCTGCAGTACTGCATGTAATTCCATGCAAGCGACGGGCCTTGCGTCGTCTGGATTTGCAATCCTTTGTCGACATCGGCGGCTGTGACAATATTGGTCCTGGTGTACATGGCATTTACCTCGGTTTTTTCAGGGGCCGCACGGCAATGGTTGACTCGTTGATGTCGTTATTGCTGCGAAATCAGCTCACTTTCATAGCAAGTCAGATTATCGAACGCTTCAGTGGCTGCCTTCCTGGCTTGTTTGACCCGCATAAACAGGTCAGCAGCGAGCAGGGCATATACGTCAACTTTGGTGCATTCTGCCAACTCATGTGCAACAGCATGCTCTGCGGCCAGGGCCGCAACATAGTTGCGCTACGCATTAATTCCTTCAGCTCGGTATATTTTCATGGTGCACTTTTCTCATGATCGAGTAAAAACTCACGGACCAGAACGGCAAGATTTCGGCGAAGCCTGTTATCGGAAAATAACATGAGGCCAATTAATATTTTTGCAAGCGCTTATTCGTCGGGCGATGGATTGAAATCCTGGAAATAGCATGGGCTGAAACATATTGCGATGGAAATCGTTCCAGTCGGGAGCCTGTTGTTTGCCCCATGGGCCGCCAGGCCCGTGCAGGGATGGAGAACTGCTGCGTACCACATCATTGCGGGCCGACCTGCCTGTCGACGTTGGGCACGCGATGCCCGCTATAATCGAATTTTTCTATACAGCCGGGCCAGTCTCATGATCCTACGCCGCGGCATCACCCTCAGCCTGCGCCACCTGCTGATCCTGCTGACGGCAATCGGTTTCCTGCCGCTGGCGCTGCTCGGCACGTGGGGCCTGATGACGGCCGCCGACGTGCAGCAGCGCGAGCAGGACCGCTCGATGCTGGAACTGGCGCGGGCGTTGTCCTCGGCCGTCGATGCCGAGCATGATGGCGCGGCGTCGGCGCTGACCGGATTGGCGCGCACGCCGCAGCTGCAGGGCGGCGACCTGGCCGCGTTCCACGACATGGCCAGGCGGCAGGCCGCGGCACAGACGGGCTGGCTCGGTGTGATCCTGTCCGACAAGGCCGGCCACGCGGTATTGCGCACGATGGCGCCGTTCGGCGCGCCCGCCGCGCCCGTGGCCGATCCCGCCAGCCTGGCGCGGGCGGTTGCGACGGGCAAGTCCGTGGCCGGCAGCGTGATGCGGGGAAAGGGTGGCCGCGCCGCCTTTCCCGTGCGCGTCCCCGTCGACCTGCCGGATGGCCGCCGCTATGTGCTGTCCGCCGTCATCGCGCCGGACCGCATCGTCAACGTGATCCGCCGCCAGCGCGCACCCGGCGACTGGGTGATCGCCGTGATGGATGGCACCGGTCGGCGCGTGGCCCGTTCGCGCGACCATGAGCGTTTCGTCGGCGGGGCGGGCAGCCCCGGGCTGCAGCGCCTGCTGCGCAGCGGGGCCGAGGGGACCGGCGATTCACGGACGATCGAGAACGTGGAAGTGCGCACCGCCTTCACCACGTCGGCGCGCTGGGGCTGGACCGTGGTCGTCAGCGCGCCCACCGCGTCGCTGCGGCTGCCGCTGCTGCAGGGCGCGCTCGTCTACGCGGCCGGGCTGGTGCTTACGCTGGCGGCCTGCATCGCGCTGGCGTCGCTGCTCGCACGGCGCATCGTGCGCCGCATCGACTGCCTCGTGCAACAGGCCGCCGCGCTTGGCGCCGGCAAGCCGGTCGATGTCGAGCCTTCGCGCGTGCGCGAGATCGAACAGATGGGACAGGCGCTGGCCGCCGCGGCGGCCGCGCGCGACCGGCACGAGCGTGAGCGCTCGACCCTGCTGGCGTCGCTCGAGCGGGCCGTCGCTTCGCAGCAGGCGGCGCTGGCCGAGGCGCGCGAGGCCGGCCGGGCCAAGGATGAATTCCTGGCCGTGCTGGGCCACGAGCTGCGCAATCCGCTCAGCCCGATCGTGGCGTCGCTCGACCTGATGGACCTGCGCGGCGAGACGGGTGCCCAGCGCGAGCGCGCCGTGCTGCGGCGCCAGGTGGCCCACCTGAAGCGGCTGGTCGATGACCTGCTCGACGTGTCGCGCATCGCGTCGGGCAAGCTCGCGCTGGAGCTGCGGCCCGTGGACCTGGCCGACATCGCGCGGCAGGCCGTTGCCGCCGCGTCCGGCATGGAGGTCACGCTGGAGGCGCCGGCGTCGCTGTGGGTGCTCGGCGACGACAGCCGGCTCGCGCAGGTGCTGAGCAACCTGCTGTCGAACGCGGGCCGCTTTGGCGGCGGGACAGCAGCCGTTTCCCTCTCGACGGCGGCCGGCCCGGATGCGGAGCAGGGCATGGCCCGGCTGGCAGTCAGCGACCGCGGTACCGGGATGGCGCCGGAGCTGCTGGCGCGCGTGTTCGAACCTTTCTACCAGGCGCCGCAGCAGCTGGCGCGCCGCACGGGGGGCCTCGGGCTGGGGCTGGCCATCGTGCGCAAGCTCGTCGAGCTGCATGGCGGCCACGTGACGGCGCACAGTGCCGGTCCGGGGCAGGGCAGCACGTTCGAGGTATTGTTGCCCCTGGCGCAATGCGGGCAGGCGCCCGTGGCCGCGCCCGATGTACCGGTGGCGCAGGGCTTGCGGGTGTTGCTGGTGGACGACAACGAGGATGCCGCGCGGGCCAGCGCGCTGATGCTCGAGCACATCGGCCTGGACGTGCAGGTGGCGCACACGGCGCACGAGGCGCTGGCGGCCTATGGCGGCAGCGGCGCCGATGCCGCGCTGCTCGACATCGGCTTGCCCGACATGGATGGCTATGCGCTGGCCGTGGCGCTGCGAGAAGCGGCCGGCGGCAGGGCGCTGCGGCTGGTCGCGCTGACGGGCTATGGACAGAAGGGCGATGTGGCACGCGCACTCGATGCCGGCTTCGACCTGCACCTGACGAAACCGGCTTCGCTTGACGACCTCCGGCGCGCGCTCGCCGCCTGATTTCGTGTACCATTCCCCGTTTATTTGACAGGAAACGGCATCATGGCGGAACGCGGCACCCCGAGGTCGCGCGCTGACGCAACGACGGCTGCGCGTGTGGAAGATGCATTGAGGATCGTCGAGGCCGATGGCATCCATCCGGCACTGGAATTCATGCAGCGTGCGGGCGTCCCGCGCGAG is part of the Pseudoduganella lutea genome and encodes:
- a CDS encoding sensor histidine kinase produces the protein MMLRDTVFASWMTAVREQVRFAHELPAPLLLDTLPIFYEQLCSVASGEIFNYRQSTLASEHGGERARLTGYDVETVAHELQLFRSVLFTTWGNAGFAISRDQAARLNSLIDEAIRESITGFILSKAAAREQFSTAAVHDIRAQLSAAAMAVDHLLEGQQTEASRELGALASQRLARIGSMLSEMLDMSMICPPATDTPELQWLDLHDVLLGVVRSSTAASRVNVMATAVHGFWHRDSISKAIENLISNAVEYSDPGTPITAMLRCYGGRVALSITNEGPPIPPDRIEAIFQLYKRTAMKGEGGWQIGLPFVRSVAEQHAGSIAVECRHGATTFIFDSPIDPRPILMARMRR
- a CDS encoding DUF3224 domain-containing protein, whose protein sequence is MNTIAAIALATATQAITPAQPTEVKGTFDVKVTPAPGAPATADDNRGRMTFTKTFYGALAGTGEGEMLTAGSPATGTAGYVALERFTGTLAGRRGSFVMQHSGTMQAGRQDLAIVIAPGSGTGELAGIAGTATIDIEGKQHYYTLRYTLPAR
- a CDS encoding hybrid sensor histidine kinase/response regulator — its product is MILRRGITLSLRHLLILLTAIGFLPLALLGTWGLMTAADVQQREQDRSMLELARALSSAVDAEHDGAASALTGLARTPQLQGGDLAAFHDMARRQAAAQTGWLGVILSDKAGHAVLRTMAPFGAPAAPVADPASLARAVATGKSVAGSVMRGKGGRAAFPVRVPVDLPDGRRYVLSAVIAPDRIVNVIRRQRAPGDWVIAVMDGTGRRVARSRDHERFVGGAGSPGLQRLLRSGAEGTGDSRTIENVEVRTAFTTSARWGWTVVVSAPTASLRLPLLQGALVYAAGLVLTLAACIALASLLARRIVRRIDCLVQQAAALGAGKPVDVEPSRVREIEQMGQALAAAAAARDRHERERSTLLASLERAVASQQAALAEAREAGRAKDEFLAVLGHELRNPLSPIVASLDLMDLRGETGAQRERAVLRRQVAHLKRLVDDLLDVSRIASGKLALELRPVDLADIARQAVAAASGMEVTLEAPASLWVLGDDSRLAQVLSNLLSNAGRFGGGTAAVSLSTAAGPDAEQGMARLAVSDRGTGMAPELLARVFEPFYQAPQQLARRTGGLGLGLAIVRKLVELHGGHVTAHSAGPGQGSTFEVLLPLAQCGQAPVAAPDVPVAQGLRVLLVDDNEDAARASALMLEHIGLDVQVAHTAHEALAAYGGSGADAALLDIGLPDMDGYALAVALREAAGGRALRLVALTGYGQKGDVARALDAGFDLHLTKPASLDDLRRALAA
- a CDS encoding sulfite reductase flavoprotein subunit alpha, with amino-acid sequence MKRDPLPARSPSPTPIPARRFILPTWKQVWFQLHWFIGITAGTVLIVIGLSGALLVFKEEMLDLVNPGVRHVPVQNAPALAPQQVADAVRAAHPDRRVASVIVYSAPGTAARVGLAALPGEPRGESIYVHPYAGTIQPELAGEAAFEWIEFLHRWLLLDRETGKPVTGTLALCLLGLALSGLYLRWPRNAGNWRTWLTFDTRLKGRSFLWALHSVAGTWALVAYVIFTLTGAYWAFDSFRNTVDGWAGVKRAPREAPAKPVAHGPGMQKARPAPVDLAPAWNTFVQQAPGWQMAFLRFTDKPNAPIQVAWLPADAPHPRARSAMTIAPDGTLTKNEPYAAKSLGARALTTFYPLHIGTYFGLPGQIAMMLASLALPGFAITGWMLYLKRRRQARAARAERARLGSLDGADGALALPGLDPVLVAYASQTGQAERLALRTAAALQAAGTPADVRAVATIAPADLAGYRDALFVASSYGEGEPPDGARRFARQLADATQRLPHLRYAVLALGDSAYAQFCGFGRALDDRLAALGGTRLFAPVEVDNGDEAAVTRWSAALACLGAAPLAEAPAADEAPWAQWTLAGRTLLNPGSLGAPLFEVRLEGDVLHWLPGALVEIEARHAEPVVQAWLAQTGLDGKARAGSGTLAQLLAASELPDTSHRFPSAQACAAILKPLAPRRYSIASLPADGAVELLVRQVRHEQGMGLASGWLTAHAPVGTTVRARLLANPAFAPVDSDVPCLFIGNGSGLAGLRGHLRARVAAGRRRNWLLFGERQREFDALCAGELQRWAADGFLPELDLVFSRDGEGYVQDRLRALGDRLRAWIADGAVLYVCGSLQGMAGGVDAALADLLGRDTVELLAAEGRIRRDVY